The Sphingobium sp. JS3065 genomic sequence CCTGGCCTGGTCCACGGGCTGATAGACGCCCTCATATTCGAAGCGCAGGTTGGTGCCGGAATAGCCATAGTCGCCATATGCCGAGGCATAGTCGCGGTCCATGCGGAACCAGGTCACGGCCGCCCGATTGGTCAGCTTGCCGTCGAACAGCGCCAGATTGAGGCCGGCATAGCCGACATATTGATCCGATTTCGAGGAGTCCGCGATGCTGTCTACCACGCCGTTGTCGGTCTCCAGGTCGGCATGGATATAATAGCCGCGCAGGTCGAGGCTGAGCGTTTCGGTGAAGGCCAGCTTCAGCTTGGCGTTGGCGGCGATATTCTCATACCCGTCCTTTTCCGTGCCGTTGGCGGCGGAGGAAATGCCGTCGGTGTTGAAATAGGCAAGGCCGACGCCGCCCGATGCGATGCCGCTGCCGCCGGAAATATCCGCCTTGGCGTTCAGCGTGTCGCTATAGCCGTAATCGACGGATGCGTTGCCCGCGAAACCGGTGGCGGGCGTGCCGGTCATGACATTGACGACGCCGCCCACCGCCTGGCTGCCGTAGGCGACCGAGTTGGAGCCGCGCAGTATCTCGATCCGCTGGATATTGCCGGTCAGCAGATTGCCGAAATCATACATGTCGCCGATGCCGCTGGTATCGTTGACCTTCACCCCGTCGATCAGCACCAGCGTCTGCGTCGTCTCCGCGCCGCGCAGCGAAACGCCCGTCACGCCGCCCAGGCTGCCGCTGCGGTTGAAGCGCACGCCCGGCGTGGTGGCGAGCAGATCGACGACGCTGACGCTCTGGCGGGTGCGGATGGTGTCGGCGTCGATGACGGTGACGGCCTGGCCGACTTCGTCGCTGGGCTGTTCGATGCCCAGAGCGGTGACGATGATCTCATCCTCCGCCAGCGCGGGGGTGGCCGCGAGCAGCGCGGCGAGAGAGATGGTGGCTTTCAACATTATCTTGTTTCCCTGAGCGCCGCTGCGACTTCATGGCTCAGGGCATCCGCTTGACGCGGTCGGAACAAGGGGAAGTCGACGCCAATGCCCGCCCCCGCACCGATGCGGCCCTGCGCCGCTTCGTCGCTCAGACGGAAAACACCGTGCCATGACCAACCCCTGGGTCAGGGCAAGAGCGACCATGCGCCGGCAGGTCTCCTGGCTCGCGGGTCAATGCGGCGATGCACGCCTTCCCGGACTTGTGGCCCAGTGGCCGGTCTTGCGACCGAAGTGCATCGCGCTCACCGCTTACAGTTGCAGGGACAGCCGCGGAATGGGACGGTTGCCCGTCCGCACCGCATTCCCGTTTTCAGCCCTATTGGGCACCGGCGCGATCTTCTTTGCGCGGGAGGGTTTGTCCCCGCCCGCGCCGCGCGCCATAAGGGAAAGCGAGGCTGATGCCAAGCGGCTTGAGGAGGGACGGAAATGCGATTGCTGGGGGCCGTGCTGGCCGGGGGACGCTCCAGCCGCTTCGGCAGCGACAAGGCATTGGCGATGCTCGACGGGCGAAGCCTGCTGGATCATGCAGCAGCGGCGCTGGGCCGCCATGTCGAGGCGGTCGTGGTCTGCGGGCGGCAGGTTCCCGGGATGACCGGGCTGGCGGACCGGCCGGAGGCGGATATGGGGCCGCTGGGCGGGCTGAACGCGGCGCTGCACCATGCGGCGGCGCAGGGCTTCGATGCCGTGCTGACGACCGGATGCGACGTTCCGGTCTATCCGGACGGGCTGGCGGAGGCTCTGATCGGGAAAGGCGCGGCGATCCTGAAGGGACAGCAATTGGCGGGGTTCTGGCCCGCTTCACTGGGGACCGAACTGGACGCGCATCTGGCCGAGGAGAATAACCGGTCGATCTATGGCTGGCTGGAGCGGGTGAGGGCGCGGATCGTAGACCGTCCGGAGTTCGCGCTGCCCAATATCAACCGGCCGGAGGATTTGGAAAGCTTCACCCTCCCCCGTTCGAGCTGAGGTCAAGCCTCCAGGGCGATAGTTGCAACGGCTTCCGCCGGAACATTCGTTCCCGCCACTGCTTCGCCAATCAGCAGCAATGTCGGATCTTCATCGCTGATCGTCGCCACCAGGAAAGCCAGCGCGGACAGCTTCCCCCGGATCAGCCGCTCATTGGGCAGCGATACGTTCACCGCCACCATCACCGGCGTTTCGGGATCGCGCCCGGCGGCGATCAGCGAACGGCTGATCTCCCCCGCGGCGGCGCGGCCCATATAGATGCCCAGCGTGCCGCCCGGCCGCGCCAGCATTTCCCAGTCCAGCTTCAGCGGCTCGCCCGCCTTCAGATGCGCCGTCACCAGCGTCAGCCCGCGCGCCACGCCGCGCAGGGTGAGCGAGGCATGGCCGCTCGCCGCCGCCGCGCTGGCCGTGGTGATGCCGGGGCAGATGCGGAAGGATATGCCGTCCGCCGCCAGATGCGCCATCTCCTCGGCCGAACGGCCGAAGACGGAGGGGTCGCCGCCCTTCAACCGCACCACGCGCTTGCCCGCCTTCGCCGCCGCGAGCAGCAGATCGTTGATGCTCTCCTGCGCCTTGCTGTGGCGGCCGGAACGCTTGCCGACGCTCACCCGCTCCACGCCCAGCGGGATCAGGTCCAGAACGCCCGGCCCGACCAGCGCGTCGTAGAAGACGATCTGCGCCGCCGCGATCAGCTTTTCGGCCTTGCGGGTCAGCAGGTCCGGGTCGCCGGGGCCTGCGCCGACCAGCCAGACTTCACCGGGGGCGATAAGCTCATTCGGCTGCATGAAGCGTCTCCTGCGATGTCTGGGCTAGGATATTGGCGAGCGCGGGGCGGCAGGAACCGCAATTGGTCCCCGCGCCCAGCGCCTTGCCGATGGCGGCGACGTCGACCAGATCCTGCTCGCGAATGGCGGCGACGATCTGATGGAGGCCGATGTCGAAGCAGACACAGATGGTCGCGCCCTTGTCGGGCTGGCTACCCGGACCCCGCGCCGCGAGCACGGAGCCGCCCACGCCTTCCGCCTCCAACTGCCGGATCAGCCAGTCGCGTGAGGGCAGCAGGCCGGTGCGGGTCACGAACAGCACGCCGTTCAGCCTGCCTTCCCCGATGGTCGCCACGCGGCGGGTGCCGCGCGATGCGTCCATCGCCTCGACCCGGTCGCCCATCGGCAGGAAGGCGTCCAGCCGCGACGGGTCGCCATTGCCGGCAATCTCGTACAGCGCGCCGCCCGGCACGGTGATCCGGGTGGACCAGAGGCAGGGCAGCTTTACCGGCTCATCGCCGCGCAGGATCAGGAATCCCTTCCACTCGGTCGCGACCTTCTCGACGCTGGCGGGGGTCGATTTGAAGCCGGGCTGGCCCGAATGCGGATCGACCAGCGGACGGGGCAGCAATCCGGTGCGGCCGCCGCTCGACATCTGGTCGGTCCAGTGGATGGGGGTGAATATCTCGCCCGGGCGCTGGCCTTCGCTGATCGCCACGCGGAAAAGGCTGTTGCCCTGGGCGGTCTGCACCCGCGCCAGATCACGGTCGACGATGCCCAGCACCTCGGCATCCTGCGGGTGGATTTCCACCATCGGTTCCTCGCGATGGCGGGCGAGCTTGGGGGAAAGCCCGGTGCGGCTCATCGTGTGCCACTGGTCGCGATAACGCCCGGTGTTGAGCGTCATTGGCCAGTCCTTGAGCGGCGCCTGAATCTCCATCTGCTTCGTCAGGACCAGCCGCGCCTTGCCGTCGGGCGTGGGGAAGCGGCCATCGGCGAAGGGCGTGCCGCCCCAGCGGAACGGCTCCATGGCGTCATAGGCGTCATTACCGATCGTGGCCTGCGCCCGCAGGTTCAGCACGCGCTGCCCGTCATTCTGATAGGCGGTCAGGCGGGCATGTTCGCGCCAGATATCGGCGGGACGGTCATAGGCGAAGGCGTTGCGCCAGCCCATGCGACGGCCGACTTCCTTGACGATCCACCAGTCGGGCATGGCCTCTCCGGGCAGCGCCAGAAAGGGGCGCTGGCGGCTGACGGTGCGGTCGGAATTGGTGACGGTGCCGTCCTTCTCCCCCCACCCGGCGGCGGGCAGGCGGACATGGGCATGAACGCCGGTGTCGGTGTCGGCCATGATGTCCGACACGACGACGAAGGGGCAGGCCTCCAGCGCCTCGCGCACGCGGCCCGCATCGGGCAGCGAGACGGCAGGGTTGGTCGCCATCACCCACAGCGCCTTGATCCGGCCCTCATTGATGGCGCGGAACAGGTCGACGGCTTTCAGGCCCGGCTTGGTCGCCATGGCGGGGGCGGCCCAGAAGCGGCCGACCCGCTCCACATTTTCCGGTGCGAAATCCATATGCGCCGCAAGCGTCGAGGCGAGGCCGCCGACCTCCCGCCCGCCCATGGCGTTGGGCTGGCCGGTGATCGAGAAGGGCGCCGCGCCCGGCTTGCCGATGCGGCCGGTGGCCAGGTGGACGTTGATGATCGCGTTGACCTGGTCGGTGCCGCGAATCGACTGGTTGATGCCCTGGCTGAACATCGTGACCGTGCGCGGGGTGGCGGCGAACAGCTTGTAGAACTGCTCCAGCAGCGCGGGCGCGATGTCGCAGGTCTTCGCGGTCGTCCAGAGATCGTGGCCAGTGCGGATATGCTCCCAGAAGCCTTCTGCGGCGTTCACATGGTCGCCCAGGAAGACAGGGTCCGTTATCCCCTCGGCATCGCACCATGCCAGCAACCCGTTCATCAGCGCGACGTCGGTGCCGGGCTTCACCGGCAGATGCAGGTCGGCGCCTTCGCAGGTTTCGGTGCGGCGCGGGTCGATGACAACCAGCTTCGTGCCCCGTGCCGCACGAGCGGCCTGGATGCGCTGATAGACGATCGGGTGGCACCAGGCGGTGTTGGAGCCGACCAGCACGATCAGGTCCGCCTGCTCCAGATCCTCATAGCTGGCGGGCACCACATCCTCGCCAAAGGCGCGGTTTTGCCCGGCGACCGCGCTCGACATGCAGAGGCGGCTGTTGGTGTCGATGTTCGCCGATCCGATGAAACCCTTCATCAGCTTGTTGGCGACATAATAATCTTCGGTCATCAACTGGCCGGAGACGTAGAAGGCCACGCTGTCGGGACCGTGGCGGTCGACGGTTTCGCGGAATTTCTTCGCGACCAGGTCCAGCGCCTTGTCCCAGCTTGCGCGCCTGGCGCCGATCATCGGGTGCAGCAGGCGGCCCGTCAGCCCCACCGTCTCGCCCAGATGCGTGCCCTTGGAACAGAGGCGGCCGCCATTGGCCGGGTGCGCCTCATCGCCCCTGATTTCGACCGACCGGTTGCCGGTCGGCGTGGCCGATATGCCGCAGCCGACGCCGCAATAGGCGCAGGTGGTGCGGATGGCCTCTGTCATGCCCTTACCTCATCGTCCTGGGTGAAGAATGGGGTGGAGGCGCGTGCCGCAAGGGATAGCCAGTACGCCCCCTCCACCCGGATCCCCGCTGAAAGTGGGGACCGAAATTTCATGCAGCCGCCTTCATCGCCGCCGGACGGGCGATCAGGATGCGGCCGCCCTCCTGTTTCACCTCTATGGTCGGCGTGCAGCCCTCGTCATTGCCCTGCGCCTCACCCGTTTTCAGGGCGATGTTCCAGTTGTGCAGCGGGCAGGCGACGCTGTGGCCATGGACGATGCCCTGGCTCAGCGGGCCTTTCTTGTGCGGGCATTCGTTGACCAAAGCGAAAATCTGGTCGTCGCCGGTGCGGAAGACGGCGATTTCCTTCTGCCCATCAATCTGTACCGTGCGGGCGCCGCGCTGGGGAATGTCGGCCAGCGTTCCGATGTCGATCCAATCGGTCATGTCGTTCACTCCGCAGCGATGGCAATGGGGGCGAGCGGCTGGTGCAATTCGCTGTCCGCGCCGGCTGCACGCTGCGCCCAGGGGTCTTCCTGGCTGAAGCTCTGCGAATAGAGGAAGCGGGAGCGGAGCGCCTCCCGGCCCGCATCGTCCTCCACGATCCGCTGCTTCACATAGTCGACGCCGACCCGCTCGATCCACGGCGCGGTGCGCTCCAGATAGCGGGCTTCCTCGCGGTAGAGCTGGATGAAGGCGGCGCAATAATCCATCGCCTCCTGCTCGGTCGCGACCTTGCACAGCAGGTCGGTGGCGCGGACATGGATGCCGCCATTGCCGCCGACATGCAGTTCATAGCCCGAATCCACGCAGACCACGCCGAAATCCTTGATCGTCGCCTCCGCGCAATTGCGGGGGCAGCCGGAGGCCGCGATCTTGAACTTGTGGGGCATCCACGACCCCCAGGTCATCCGCTCGATCTTGACGCCAAGGCCGGTGGAATCCTGCGTGCCGAAGCGGCACCATTCGCTGCCGACGCAGGTCTTCACCGTGCGCAGCGACTTGCCATAGGCGTGGCCCGACACCATGCCCGCGGCATTCAGGTCGGCCCAGACGGCCGGCAGGTCTTCCTTCTTGATGCCGAAAATGTCGAGGCGCTGGCCGCCAGTGACCTTCACCATCGGCGCATCATATTTCTCGACCACATCGGCAATGGCGCGCAGTTCACGCGGGTTGGTGAGACCGCCCCACATGCGCGGGACGACCGAATAAGTGCCGTCCTTCTGGATGTTGGCGTGCATGCGTTCATTGACGAAGCGGCTCTGCTGATCATCCTGATATTCGCCGGGCAACGCGCAGAGCAGATAATAATTGAGCGCAGGGCGGCAGGAGGAGCAGCCGTCCGGGGTCGACCAGTGCAGCAACTGCATCACCTCCGGGATCGAGCGCATATTCTGCGCCACGATTTCCCGGCGGACATCGTCATGGGTGAAGCTGGTGCATTTGCACATGGTCTTCGGGCCGGACTGGACGTCATCGCC encodes the following:
- a CDS encoding TonB-dependent receptor plug domain-containing protein; this translates as MLKATISLAALLAATPALAEDEIIVTALGIEQPSDEVGQAVTVIDADTIRTRQSVSVVDLLATTPGVRFNRSGSLGGVTGVSLRGAETTQTLVLIDGVKVNDTSGIGDMYDFGNLLTGNIQRIEILRGSNSVAYGSQAVGGVVNVMTGTPATGFAGNASVDYGYSDTLNAKADISGGSGIASGGVGLAYFNTDGISSAANGTEKDGYENIAANAKLKLAFTETLSLDLRGYYIHADLETDNGVVDSIADSSKSDQYVGYAGLNLALFDGKLTNRAAVTWFRMDRDYASAYGDYGYSGTNLRFEYEGVYQPVDQARLIFGYEHERPDYDFSGFGSVESHKVDIDSIYALAIVKPFAGLSLTGGVRHDDHSQFGGATTFGANANYTPNQGATNIRMSYGEGFKAPSLYQLYGTDVGNAGLRPERSKSYDIGFDQRLGGERAILSVTAFRRDTKDQINYDYSIGLYGGYNNLDRTRAKGVEAMLTLKPVDALTFTAAYSYVDARDRNTDARLPRRAANAVSVSADYVWPFGLSTGATVTMVGDSFNDATNAVRLDGYAVADVRASFPIMENLEIYGRIDNLTDEKYATVHGYGTYGRSAFGGVRVRF
- the mobA gene encoding molybdenum cofactor guanylyltransferase; protein product: MRLLGAVLAGGRSSRFGSDKALAMLDGRSLLDHAAAALGRHVEAVVVCGRQVPGMTGLADRPEADMGPLGGLNAALHHAAAQGFDAVLTTGCDVPVYPDGLAEALIGKGAAILKGQQLAGFWPASLGTELDAHLAEENNRSIYGWLERVRARIVDRPEFALPNINRPEDLESFTLPRSS
- the cobA gene encoding uroporphyrinogen-III C-methyltransferase; its protein translation is MQPNELIAPGEVWLVGAGPGDPDLLTRKAEKLIAAAQIVFYDALVGPGVLDLIPLGVERVSVGKRSGRHSKAQESINDLLLAAAKAGKRVVRLKGGDPSVFGRSAEEMAHLAADGISFRICPGITTASAAAASGHASLTLRGVARGLTLVTAHLKAGEPLKLDWEMLARPGGTLGIYMGRAAAGEISRSLIAAGRDPETPVMVAVNVSLPNERLIRGKLSALAFLVATISDEDPTLLLIGEAVAGTNVPAEAVATIALEA
- a CDS encoding nitrate reductase, with product MTEAIRTTCAYCGVGCGISATPTGNRSVEIRGDEAHPANGGRLCSKGTHLGETVGLTGRLLHPMIGARRASWDKALDLVAKKFRETVDRHGPDSVAFYVSGQLMTEDYYVANKLMKGFIGSANIDTNSRLCMSSAVAGQNRAFGEDVVPASYEDLEQADLIVLVGSNTAWCHPIVYQRIQAARAARGTKLVVIDPRRTETCEGADLHLPVKPGTDVALMNGLLAWCDAEGITDPVFLGDHVNAAEGFWEHIRTGHDLWTTAKTCDIAPALLEQFYKLFAATPRTVTMFSQGINQSIRGTDQVNAIINVHLATGRIGKPGAAPFSITGQPNAMGGREVGGLASTLAAHMDFAPENVERVGRFWAAPAMATKPGLKAVDLFRAINEGRIKALWVMATNPAVSLPDAGRVREALEACPFVVVSDIMADTDTGVHAHVRLPAAGWGEKDGTVTNSDRTVSRQRPFLALPGEAMPDWWIVKEVGRRMGWRNAFAYDRPADIWREHARLTAYQNDGQRVLNLRAQATIGNDAYDAMEPFRWGGTPFADGRFPTPDGKARLVLTKQMEIQAPLKDWPMTLNTGRYRDQWHTMSRTGLSPKLARHREEPMVEIHPQDAEVLGIVDRDLARVQTAQGNSLFRVAISEGQRPGEIFTPIHWTDQMSSGGRTGLLPRPLVDPHSGQPGFKSTPASVEKVATEWKGFLILRGDEPVKLPCLWSTRITVPGGALYEIAGNGDPSRLDAFLPMGDRVEAMDASRGTRRVATIGEGRLNGVLFVTRTGLLPSRDWLIRQLEAEGVGGSVLAARGPGSQPDKGATICVCFDIGLHQIVAAIREQDLVDVAAIGKALGAGTNCGSCRPALANILAQTSQETLHAAE
- the nirD gene encoding nitrite reductase small subunit NirD; its protein translation is MTDWIDIGTLADIPQRGARTVQIDGQKEIAVFRTGDDQIFALVNECPHKKGPLSQGIVHGHSVACPLHNWNIALKTGEAQGNDEGCTPTIEVKQEGGRILIARPAAMKAAA